CGCTTCCGCGCTGCTGCTTTGCGCCGAGGCGGGCGGTTGGTCTGTGCGCGTCGTAGGCGAAGATGCGGAGGAATCCTCCTATGTCGAGATGACGCGCCGGCTCATCCAAGCCTTTCCCAAGCGCGGGGGAACCGTTCAGATCGAACCCGACGCGTCCAGCGGCAGCTATTTTTGGGCGGCAGGCTGGCTGCAGCCAAAGTCGGCTTTCCGGCAAGTCAATGAAAGGTCTGCTTTGGTATCATCGGACGGCGCAAAGGTCCGAGTGGACACCCGGGCTGAAAGGGAATTTCCTTCCTGCCGCGTGCGCGCCTGGCCAACGTCCGGGTGGCAGATCGATTCGCGGTTTCCCAATTTCCTGCCGCCGCCCACCACGCTCTCGCGTCAATCCGATTTGGGGGACAGCATTATGACTGCGATCGTGCTGGCGCCATTCCACGCGGAGTCGGTCCGATTCACGGACCTTGGCCGTTTGCGCCTTCAGGAGTGCGAGCGCGTGCTGGCGTTGCGGACAGAACTCACGAAGTGCGGCGCCAAGGTGATGGAGACGGGCGACACGCTGGAAGTATTTCCTTCGGCGCTCCACGGCGCCGAGATCGAGACCTACCACGACCATCGCCTGGCCATGTGTTTTGCCATTCTGGGATTGAAAGTTCCCGGCCTCAGACTCAAGAATCCCGCCTGCGTGAAAAAGACCTTTCCCAACTTCTTCCAGAAACTGGCCGTGCCGCCGCCCGGCGGTTTGGGCGCGACGATTCTCGACGCCGCCACCCGCCGCCCTTTAAGCCTCGGTGAACTTTTTGCCGAGTGAGCCCCCCGAGCTCGTTAAATGAGTTAGAAAGGTTAAATGGGTTGCGTGAAAGGTTCAAAATCGTCGGCCGTTCAACCCATTTAACCATTTAACCATCTGACCTATTTAACCTATCTAACCCATTTAACGATGTAACAAATAGCTCCGGACGGCGTGAAACAACCGATCGTCATCGCTTTGGACGGCACCAGCGCCAGCGGCAAGAGCACGAACGCGAAGCTGGTCGCCAAGGCGTTGAACTTCGCCTATGTGGACACGGGCGCGATGTATCGCACCCTCGCCTGGTACTGCTTGAAGCATAAAGTGGATGTTCGCGACCCCAAAGCTGTCGCCCGAGTTTGCCGCGCGTGGAAGACCTCTCTTGTCTGCGTGGAGGGACAGGTTCGGCTCCTGGTGGGCGGCTATTATCCGGAGCGGGAAATCCGGACGGCGGAGACGAGCGCAGCCGTGCCGAACGTGGCGGCGGTTCCGAAAGTGCGCGAATGGATGAAGAAGAAGCAGCGCGAGTGCATCCGATTCGGCAATCTTGTTATGGAAGGCCGCGATATCGGCACCAACGTGTTTCCCGAAACGGACTTCAAATTCTATCTGGACGCGTCGCTAGAAGAGCGCTCCAAACGCCGCGCTGCCGAGGGCGTTCAGGAGAATCTCGCGGCGCGCGATCAACGGGACAGCCAGCGCGCAGTGGCGCCGCTGATGATTCCGCTGGGCGCGACGGTCATCAACAATTCGCAAATGACCGCAGCCGAAACCAGCCAGCTGATCATTGAGGCGGTGACGGCAAAACTGGGAGAGAAGCGGTGAATCCCAGTTATTTCGCCGCGTGGACCTGCTTCCGCCTCCTGTACGCGACTTGCTTCCGCTGGCGTGTCTTCAACCCGGAACGCGTGCCGCGAGAAGGCCCGGTCATTCTCGCCTCCAATCACGCCAGTTTCCTTGATCCGCCCTTGATCGGCGCGAGCTTGCCCCGGCCCATCAATTATCTGGCGCGCGACACGCTCTTTCGTTTCCCGCTGGTCGGCGCGGTGCTTCGTTCTTGGAATTCGGTTCCCGTCGATCGCGAAGGAGGCGGCGCGGCAGGGTTACGTCAGATTCTGGACCGACTTCTGGGGGGCGGCGGGATTATTTTGTTTCCGGAAGGCACTCGCACTCGCGACGGTCGCCTCCAGCCAGCGCGTTCAGGGATCGGATTGGTGGTGGTCAAATCGGAGGCTCCGGTGGTCCCCGTGCGCGTGTTTGGAACGTTTGAAGCCTA
This genomic stretch from Verrucomicrobiota bacterium harbors:
- a CDS encoding 1-acyl-sn-glycerol-3-phosphate acyltransferase; translation: MNPSYFAAWTCFRLLYATCFRWRVFNPERVPREGPVILASNHASFLDPPLIGASLPRPINYLARDTLFRFPLVGAVLRSWNSVPVDREGGGAAGLRQILDRLLGGGGIILFPEGTRTRDGRLQPARSGIGLVVVKSEAPVVPVRVFGTFEAYGRHLRLPRPHRVAVKFGKPLAFAELRAEARSCSKSRLKEIYPQIAHGIMKAIAALEPHEDKERFP
- a CDS encoding 3-phosphoshikimate 1-carboxyvinyltransferase, which codes for MPLPDLIEIVPLAEPVGAEITVPGSKSITNRTLILAALAGGETKLEGALWSEDTQVMVEALQKLGFEVKVALDPEEFCNRTITVHGLGGRIPNGGTPEKLLELFVGNAGTAARFLSAFVCLGHGVCRLHGVPRMHERPQGALFQALRELGYVVECEGNKLPAVIHGAGPKPGACSVSIAESSQFASALLLCAEAGGWSVRVVGEDAEESSYVEMTRRLIQAFPKRGGTVQIEPDASSGSYFWAAGWLQPKSAFRQVNERSALVSSDGAKVRVDTRAEREFPSCRVRAWPTSGWQIDSRFPNFLPPPTTLSRQSDLGDSIMTAIVLAPFHAESVRFTDLGRLRLQECERVLALRTELTKCGAKVMETGDTLEVFPSALHGAEIETYHDHRLAMCFAILGLKVPGLRLKNPACVKKTFPNFFQKLAVPPPGGLGATILDAATRRPLSLGELFAE
- the cmk gene encoding (d)CMP kinase yields the protein MAPDGVKQPIVIALDGTSASGKSTNAKLVAKALNFAYVDTGAMYRTLAWYCLKHKVDVRDPKAVARVCRAWKTSLVCVEGQVRLLVGGYYPEREIRTAETSAAVPNVAAVPKVREWMKKKQRECIRFGNLVMEGRDIGTNVFPETDFKFYLDASLEERSKRRAAEGVQENLAARDQRDSQRAVAPLMIPLGATVINNSQMTAAETSQLIIEAVTAKLGEKR